The DNA region tccttctagatggtagtggttgtgggtttgggaggtgctgtctaaggaacctcaaGAAACAAGGTCTCCAGCAATATAGCTCATGACAAGAGGTGTTCATTATCCCTTCCTGATCCTGTATCCTGCGGAAAATTATGTTGATAGGAAAAGAAAATCAATATTTTAAATCAGTTTTATATCCTTCATTACTTCAGCTGACCGGTTTATGTTTGTACCAGGTCCTTGTCTTTGATAGTGGAGGAGCGGATTGGAAATATTATGACTGGTCTAAGATCACGACTATAGTTGCCTTTGGAAGGTATGATCGTGAGCTCCTGTGCCATGCTCATGCATATAACGTTCGGGTCATCCTGAAAGGTAATTAATTTGATCACAGGGGAAAAAAAGCCCCCATCTCTCCTAATGCAAGCTGCATTAACTAGAAACACGTCAAGAGACAGACTGTGTATAGCTGTGAATTTGCTATTCTGATTCATCATCCCCATATACATTCCAGAAATTTCTCTTCAACACTGACACAACTGTTGCAAATTATTAGACATTCCATTTACAATACATCAACAGTTTTACAGTGACTCACCGCTCCTGCCTTCAAAGCCTGATTTCCTGTTGACTAATTTTTCACACTGTTGTGCTCCTTATTTCCATTTATAAATTCCTCAGTCCATATTTATTTGGCGTCTGTCTTCCTCTGTAAACTTGTTTCACAGTAACGAGGACCCCCCAACCACTGGTGACAATGTAGCCTATCTATTTCGCTGCTTACAGCAGTATAAGTTGTCATTTAATTATAAATAATGTCAGATCAAGGTCTTATCAAAACACATTTCACAGTGGAAATTGATTCCATCTGAATACATTGGTTGAAATATCCCATGCACTCAACTCTCATCTGCTCaaataagagcaaaatactgctgatgctgaaaatctgaaattaaaacaggaaatgctggataaactcagcaggtttggcaacatctgtggagagtgaaacagagttaatgtttcaagtccatacaGAAGTGAAGAGggttagaaatgtgatggattatatcaTTGGAGAGGAAGGTGAGGCAGaatggaaggtcagggatagtTCGGAGCTGAGGAGAGTTTGACAAAATGCCGTAGACACAAGGGTGTTAATAGTAGCATTAATGTCTGAAGAAGTGctaatggtggcataatggtaagatagcagaatgtgacagtaggggaacaaaggtcagtgcttgGTGAAAGCAAAACTGAAGCCCTGTGGGAGTGGGGATCACATTGGGACAGAGCAAGGAAGCCAAAGCACAAAAAGGGCATCTCGATGGAAGGTAActttcacagtctaaagttgttgaactcagtgttgagtcctgagTGCTCTAACGTGCCTAACTAGAAGATGAGATGTTATTCTTTCAGTTTACGTTGAGCATCACTGGAGCATTACAGCAGGGTGAGGAAGGACATGTGGGAATgacagcaagatgctgagttgaaattgCATTTTGCAGGGAGCACTCCCTCAACTGCCCCCAACCTCTCATCCCATCCCATGGAACCTTCTCTTGCATCGCAGAAAGTGCAACACCTGTTCCTTTATCTCCTCCCTCCTCAGTGTTCAAGGCCCCAACGCTCCTTTCAGATTAAGTAGTGTTTCACTtgtacctccttcaatttggtctactgtattcATTGCTCCCAATGCAGTGTTCTATATATTGAGGAGacgaaatgcagactgggtgaccaattTGTGGACTAACTTGACTCATTCTACAACAATGACCCGATCTTCCTGTTGCTTACCATTCTAACTCTCATGCCCAcagtctgtccttggcctgctgctccAGTGAAGTCCAATGCAAACTGGGGGAACAGCATCTTCCGATTATGCacattacaaccttctggactcagcacttgcaacaactttagactgtgaacgttctcctccatcttgacccatttttttttgtttgtttggttTATGCTATACAATCCCCATCTCCCCAATCCGGCCCACTGGGCCAACTGTCCCTTGTTCTTTAGGCTTGCTTTcacaacagttacatgggtaagatgggaatagagggatatgggccaaaccaagcaattggactagcttagtggtacaaaaaagggcggcatggacaagttgggccgaagggctgcttccatgctgtaaacctctatgactctatgattctattacttagcactgacccttattctcctattaacacattctgatatcttacctttatgTCATTATCTTAGCACTTCCTTAGTCCttaatgctaccattaacactccctttgtcttgtgtccatgacatctttatcAATCTCTCCTTGGCTCTGACCTATCCCCCTCCTTCTATTCCACCCCACCCTCTCCAACTATACAATccttcacatttctgtcctccttCAGTCCTGTGAACGAGTCACATGGACgcgaaacatgaactctgtttctctctccgcagatgctgaatttatccttcattttcagtttttatttctgcTTTACCTGACTACTCTTACTCCCAGGATCTCTTTGTATACTGACGTGGGAGATTGACCactgattgttttttttaaacttttcatCTCCAAGATGTGTTGGCCATTGCTGGGTTGGTGAACACTGTTACATGCAGTCTACAAGTGGGATGAGGAGAATAATTACGCAAAAGGAGAGTGGAGCACTTGAAGGAATTCTGGAGATGTTCAGTAGTTGTGGGGATCTGGTTGCATTGGGAATATGAGGGGAAGCAGGGTCTAAGATTTCTAATTGTGAGAGTTTGTGGAGGAGATTAGTACAATAGTACTTGAATGTCTATTGGCTTCTTTGGGGTCTTTAAGGATTCAGGCCTGTTGCTGCAAATTAAATCCCCAAGCTGCCACTGCTCTGCTGGTCCATTCCTATCATCTATTCCAGGCTTGAATCTTAAGCTTAAGTGCTTATTTAATAAGCCATAGAAATCCAAGTATGGCACTAAAATTTATTTTtagaggaatagaatataaaatcaGAGACATTAATTAAAATCTTTATAGATCTCTATgaaagcaaaaatactgcagatgcaggaaatctgaaataaaaatgcaagAAATATTCAGTATGTTAAGCAGCAATTAACATTTTAGTTAAtatatagaaccttagtttgcaGCTGTATCTGCATCAACAAAAACTGATTTAGGCTCACTGGAAAAAAGCACACAAATATGGAATGGAGAGTATAAGAGATAAAGTTGCTATAGTCCTAGATGACCATCGACTGCTTTTCCCTATGAGGAGGAGATCTGACTGGTTGTGATTTAGCTGGGGGATCACCAcctctcaggcaaggggcaaggctgagaatgtgggggggggggggggggggggggggggggggagcggtgggggggaaCCTTCAAGAATAACTTCAGCCAGTATGAGAACTGAACCCGTGCTATTGACATTGCTCagtatcacaaaccagctgtcccgCCAACTTGAATAGAAAGATAATTTAATAAGTTGAGATGACGTAGTTACAGTGGCAGGAGGCTCACAAATCCTATCTAAATACTTTGCCTTGTAAAACCAAGAGATAGAAAATCACGTTGCAAGCTGGGAAACTACAGAAACTGATGAAAAGCTTTCCATTTATTGTTGTGATGATAAAAACTAATCCAATGATTTTCAGGGTTTGGAGACAGGCTGAGGCACTTGAAGAAAAGTAACAGGAGAGTACAGAGAAACCTTGAAGATAATAATGTGGAATACATCAACGCCAGCCACATTATGTGTAAAGTTCTATTAAAAAGATAACAAGACATGCAAGTACTCCGTCTCTCTTTTGTAGGTCTAAAGATTGAATTTTCTCCAGGAGCCAGAAGAGGGCAGTACTGAGTGAGTAATGCATTGCCAAAGTTGTTGGCATTTCTGATGAGACATTGAACAAAGGTTCCACCTGCCAGTTAAGGTGGCGGAAGAAGACTACATTGGCACAATTTGAAGAACAGGGAGTTCTCATGGCGCCCTGGCAAGCATTCATCCTGCACCTAACACCACCAAAAAAATAGTTATCTTTAActagttatttatttaatttccttTGAGGGTCCTTGCGGGAGACAAAATTAGCGACCACCTCTGCTTAGAAAACAACACGATTTCACTCCAAAAATACTTAACTGATTGAAATATTCAAGGACATCTTGgggatgtgaaaggcactatgtaaatgcaaagtGTAGCTAAATCTCTGTTGCCTACATCTACTTGGCAATGGCACTTCTTTTTGTCAAAATGTCTCAGGACTATCTGTTCTGTGAACAATGCTGTATAAACATTTATTATTCTTTCTTTATGCTTCACCAGCAACTATAGCACAGCACAACTTAATAAACAGAAATAGGCGAACAGTCTGGATCAGAAAAAAAATGTTGTTGGCGAGAAGGCAATTTATGGATGGCATCAATATGGAAATATGGGAAACGGATACTCCTGGGTCGGAATATTATCATGCACTTTCTCAGCTGGTGGAGGAAGCCACAGAGATTTTCCACCGTGAAATACCAGGGTCACAGGTAAACTTTTAAACTGGGTAATTTAGTTTCTAACTGATTATAATGAAATGTGGACAGTTTTCTGAATGTATAAATTCAAAAGACTTCTGGTTGTTGTTTGTAAGTGTGCATCATCTTGTTAGAAAGCTGATCAGATTCAATATTTTAGTTTTGAGTCAGTTGGATATTCAGGTGGCCAGCTGATGCAGCCCTCATCACTCCGAAATATCTGAGAAAATTGAAGATATCATGGTAACTTTCACATAAAtagagaaaggaggccattcaacccatcctaACAATGCCTGCTCTTTGAGAAACCTATCCATTTCAGCTCTTTTTCTCTATGGCCTTACAATTTTTATATGTATtcacagattttttttccctatcaagagttactattgaatcttctTCGACCATCCTTTGACACAGGACATTTAAggcagcacagtgtcacagtggttagcactgctgcctcacagtttcagggacccacgttcaattccggcctcgggtgaatacctgtgtggagtctgcacgttctccccgtgtctgtgtgggtctgcaCATCCAAGatgtggcctggatggggtacccggacgagtacacaaatcctgcgtggaccagctggcagggttTGGCAGACatttttaacctctccttacaccgATCCGAAGTCCCTACCTGCTTAAGAAAACGACAATTACCCCggaaccaaagaaaagccaagcagcgtgccttaatgaccacTGCCCgctgactctgacatccatcattatgaagtgcttcgaaaggttagtgatGGCATGCATCAACTCCAgtctcccggattgcctggatccatgacagttcacctatcaccgcaacatgtctacagcagatgccatctccctagcCCTACGCCCAACCTGGAACAACTAGATAGAAAAGACAcgaatgtcagactcctatttattgaccacagctcagccttcaccaccgttattcctacaaaactaagTTCCAACCAccatggcctagggctcggctcccCCCTCCGTGACCGGATTCGAACCCACAGTCCGCAGTCGGTAAGGATGAGCAACAtctcctccaccatcatccttaacactggtgccctgcaaggctgtgtcctcagctgcttattatactccttatatatttatgactgtgtggctaaattccgctccaattcaattttcaggatggtgtgtgatgttGATGACAAACTTACGGTAATGGTGTTCCTATGCCGCTGCTGTCTTTGTTCTTCCAGGTGTTTCTGGTGCTATTAAAAAAGCTTTGGCTGGTGTTGCAGAGTATTCTTTCAATGGTGCAAACTGCAACCACAGTCACTGAtagcagagagagtgagtgtttagTGATGGGCGGAGTGTCAATGGCTTctgtgtcctggatgatgttcttTTTGTGTGTTGTTGTATtctggtaagtggagagtattccatcacactccagctgTGTGCCTGGTACCGTACATCGAGAAAGGCTTTGAGGAGGCATGAGGTGAATCAGGCATCACGGAATGCCCAGCCTCTGATTTGCActtgtagccattgtatttaCAGGATTGGTCCAGTAAGGTCTTGGTCAAGGGCAAGCTCATAGCCTGGCATATCCCTCATTTCACCAATATCATCAAGCTGGGCAATGAAAGCGGGTTCAGTGAAGAATGTAGGAGAGTATGCCGGGAACAGCACCAGACatgtctaaaaatgaggtgtcaatctgcTGAAGTTACAACATAGAACTGTAGCAGAAGCAGCATGCCGAAGACAGAGCTAAGAGATCCCACAGCCAATGAAGCAGATCATACTGCTGCAGTCCTGTTACATCTAGTTGTGAATTCTCCACtcgctgaagatggttgtgataaTTAGAACCAGGACCTGATTTTCTCAGGACTGTGCCCTGGATCAGTTGCTTCAAaattaccttccctccatcataaggtgaaAAGTGGAGATATTTGTTGATGATTATAGTGTTTAGTATCATTCATAAACCTTATgacactgaagtagtccatgcccATGTGTAACAatacctggacaacatttaggtTTGGACTGGTTCAGTGGTATTGATTTGTTTGTAGAAAGTGAACCACATTGGCTTGGCCAAGTCTTATTGTCCATTCTTAATACCCTTGTGAAGATGATTATGAACccttttcttgaactgctgctgtctgtGTGGTATAGGTGCATCCACAATGTTGGAGGGGGAGttgcagaattttgatccagccaCAATGAAGGGAACGCTGATATATTTCCATTCAGGATGAGGTTTAACTTGGTGGGAAATTTAAACGGTGAAGTTTCATGTCCATGTGTTGCCCATGTTTCTCTACATGGTAGAGGTcgtagatttggaaggtgctattgaaggagctttggtgaatttctgcagtgcatcttgtagatagtacacacgactgtcactgcatcagtgttggagggagtgaatgtttaaggtggtgggcgGGGTGCCAATCCTGGactgtgttgagcttcttgagtgttgttggagctgcacacatccagccaagtggagagtattccatcacatttctgacttgtgccttgtagatggtggatagggagtcaggaggtgagttactcgccgcagaattatcagcttctgacctgcttttggaGCCACAATATTTTTTGAAGTTCTTACAAGGTAAAGAGATTAAATCAAAAACCTCTTCTCATTACTCTTAGGTATCATTTAATGTGCCTTGGTCTCCAGATTGCGCAGTTGGCTGGTGCTATGATTATGCAGCAATTGCAAATTCCTGTGACTTTTTGTTTGTGATGTCCTATAACATACATCGTAGAATGATGGACAACTGCTTTGCAAAGCCAAATGCTCCCTATAACCAGACCTTAGCAGGTACGTGCAATATAACCTTGTGGTTCAGAGTCCACATGCCCTATTGAAATGTTAATTTGAGATTGTCATTCATTTTGCCATTCAGGTCTCTCCGCTTATATTAATCTGGGTATTGATTCCAGGAAGCTTGTTATGGGAGTTCCGTGGTATGGTTACGACTATACTTGCCAGCACTTCTATGAGGTAAGGTGAAACATCTATTTTGGATTCTGCAAATAAAATGGGAGTGAAGTTATTTTGTCTGAATGAAACTGTCCAATCAAGGCATCCAAATGTAATTTGGAACAGCCCAGAATCTGTTAGATTGTTTGTAAACTCTTTCAATAATTTTGCCCTTCTACTTTCTCTTTTCTACGGCAGAGAGGGGTAATGGGTGATCGCCATATGGTCAAGAAAgaccaggcaggtagtgcagaagCCCTTGGGTGCATCTCCCTCTCCTAACAGTGATCATTTCTGAATTGTGATGGGAGTGGTGGTTCACATATGGAGTGCAGCCAAAGCCTAGTTGAAGGCACCATGGGCAGCTCAGGTATATAGGGGAGGTAGAAGCAAGTTTGGAAAAGCAATAGTGATAGGACATTCAGTAGTAAATGGAGTAGACAGGTGTATCTGTGGCCACAGACAAAAATCCAAGATGGAATGTTGCCTTCCTAGTGCCAGGATGTCACTGAGCAGCTGCAGAGCACCCTGGagaagggtgaacagccagcagtGGTGGTCCACATCGGTACAAATAACCTAGGAACAAGGTAGAATGAGGTATTGCAGGAAGAGTCTGGAGAACTAGAAAGGAAACTGGCAAGTAGTACTTCAAAGGAATTTTTGCATTACTTCTATACCATGACAAATGTGTATAGGAATAGGAGGAGAAAAATGGATAGCTGAAAAGATGGTGCAAGACGTAAGATTTTAGACTCCTGGCAGGGGTGGaattacaatgaaacacactgtgCCTGGGCAAAGTGCCCCGAccaattggtggtggaggggggtgggtgtgggcttCGTCACCAGCTGCTCTGTATCGTACTGGAACACTCAgtcaaccagagttacagcacatcAACATAGCCAGTTAGGGCATCCAATCAGAGGATGATTCCTTCCGATATTTTCTGCTGATAGGCTCAAATTAGTCTGAAGAAAATCCATTGAGCATTACTCCcgctgcttcctattattcagccaattcatGGATGGGATCAATGTACCAGGGAccgtcatagaaacacagaaactagaagcaggagtaggccattcggccctttgagcctactctgttattgattttgatcatggctgatcatcgaattcaatatcctgattcccccttcctcccatatcccttgatcgcttTAGCCCTCAGAacgatatttaatttcttcttaaatcagacaatgttttggcctcaactactttctgtggtagtaagttccacagattcaccaccccctggatgaagaaatttctcctcatctcagctctaaaaggtttaccccttatcctcaaactatgacccctagttctgcacaccccaccattggaaacattctttctgaatctaccctgtttaaccctgttagaattttataagtttctatgagatcccctctcattcttctaaactccaatgaatataattctaactgtGTTAATCCCAGGAAGCAGtatggtaaatctttgctgttctccctctatagcaagaacatccttcctcagataaggacaccaaaactgcacacaatactccaggtgtggcctcacaaatgcctgatacaattgcagcaaaacatccctttccctgtactcaaatcctcttgctatgaaggccaacataccatttgccttttttactgcctgctgtacctgcacgcttactttcagtgactgatgcacgaggacaccagggtctcgctgagtatccacctctctcaatttacacccattcaagtaataatcggtcttcctattattgctaccaaagtggataacctcacatttatctacattatactgcatctgccatgcagatgtgcacacacaaatacataaaggccaaatacaaatgcataaaggaggcatggttagtaagtttgcagatgacaccaagattggtggcatagtggacagtgaagaaggttatctcagattgcaatgggatcttgatcaattgggccagtgggctgacgaatggcagatggagtttaatttggacaaatgcgaggtgatgcattttggtagattgaaccagggcaggacttactcagttaatggtggggcgttagggagagttacagagcaaaggaattcaggggtacaggttcatagctccttgaaagtggagtcacaggtggacagagtggtgaagaaggcattcggcaggcttggtttcattggtcagaacattgaatacaggagttgggacgtcatgttgaagttgtccaagacattgataaggccacacttggaatactgtgtacagttctggtcaccttattatagaaaggatattattaaactagaaagagggcagaaaagatttactaggatgctaccgggacttgatggcttgagttataaggagaagcaggatagaatgggacttttttctctggagcgtagaaggtttaggggtgatcttatagaggtctataaaataatgaggggcatagatcagctggatagtcaatatcttttcctaaaggtaggggagtctaaaactagagggcataggtttaaggtgagaccggagagatacaaaagtgcccagaggggcaattatttcacacagatggtggtgagtgtctggaacaagctgccagagtagtagtagagatgggtaaagttttgtcttttaaaagcatttagacagttacataggtaaaatGGGGAAAGatggatatgggtcaaatgctggcaattgggattagcaaattggattattatctaaatggaaagaaattacaacatgctgctgtgcagagggacctggggggtccttgtgcatgagacgcaaaaacccagtctgcaggtgcaacaggtgatcaagaaggcaaatgggatgttggcctatatcgcaagggggatagaatataaaagcagagatgtcttgctgcatctgtacagggcattggtgaggccgcagctggaatactgtgtgcagtattggtccccttatttgcggaaggatatattggccttggagggagtgcagagaaggttcaccaggttgataccagagatgaggggtgttgattatgaggagagactgagcagattgggtttgtattcgttggaatttagaaggctgaggggtgatcttatagagacctataagataatgaaggggctggatagggtagagatggagagattctttccacttagaaaggaaactagaactagagggcatagcctcaaaataaaggggggtcagtttaggacagagttgaggaggaacttcttctctcagagggtggtgaatctctggaattctctgcccactgaagtggtggaggctacctcgttgaaaatGTTTaaacacggatagatggattcctgatcggttagggaattaggggttatagggatcaggcgggtaagtggaactgatccacttcagatcagccatgatcttattgaatggcggggcaggctcgaggggctagatggcctactcctgctcctatttcttgtgttcttatgttcttaggggtttaaaaaaaagggcagcatggacaagttgggccgaagggcctgtttccatgctgtaaacctctatgtatgactctatgacactcagcctgtccaaatcacgctgaaacatctctgcatcctcctcacagctcacccgcccacccaactttgtatcatctgcaaatttggagataatacaatccattccctcttccaaatcattaatatataatgtgaacagttgggattctggcacagatccttgcggaaccccactagtcactgactgccaatcagaaaaagacctatttctgccaactctttgcttcctatctgctaaccagctttctatccatctcaagacattatcttcaatcccatgtgctttaactgtaCATAGTAGttagttatgtgagaccttgttgaaagccttctgaaagtctaaataaaccacatccactggttctcctcggtcaactctactagttacatcctcaaagaatgccAATAGAtgcatcaaacatgatttcccttttgtaaatccatgctgactttgtctgattataccactgccttccaaatgctgagttatgaaatccttgataatggactccagcaacttccccagtaccgacgttaggctcactggtctataattccctgttttctctctccctccctttttgaatagcaggtgtacattagctaccctcccagaattttggaaaataaccaccaatggatctactatttccagggctacttctttaagtactctgggatgaagattatcaggacctggagatgtatccaacttcaatcccatcaatttccccaaaaccatttctctgctattgctgatttccttcagctcctcactaaaacttgtttctctcagcacttctggtagaTTATTCAtgacttcctttgtgaagactaaagcaaagtacaaattaaattcctcagccatttatttatcccccattatgaattctcccatttctgaatggaaggggcctacattcatttttgtcaatcgttTTTTCTCTttgcatatctatagaaactcttacagTCAGTTTTATGTTCCCttctagcttactttcatactctatttttcccttcttaatcaatccccttGGTcctttctttgctgaattttaaatggcgcccaatcctcaggcctattgctttttcttgctgatttgtatgctttttccttgaatccgatactatctctaatttcccttgtaaaccatggttggccacaattccctcacccctcttgcaccaaacaggaataaacaacttcaggAGTTCACCTactcattctttaaatgcctgccattgtctttcctctgtctttcctttcagtaatgtttcccagtccatcatgtccAATTCATCCCTTAtcccatcatagttacctttattgagattcaagaccctggtctcagaatcaactacatcactatccatcctgacaaagaattctaccatagtATGGTCATTCATCcgcaagggttctctcacaactagtcATAAGGttactgtgcatgtatgtgaat from Mustelus asterias chromosome 8, sMusAst1.hap1.1, whole genome shotgun sequence includes:
- the LOC144497784 gene encoding di-N-acetylchitobiase-like codes for the protein MRLNIKKGSRCDWSIFISGGEDALEFGIGGAGAVDRRRFRWYFDQVLVFDSGGADWKYYDWSKITTIVAFGRYDRELLCHAHAYNVRVILKATIAQHNLINRNRRTVWIRKKMLLARRQFMDGINMEIWETDTPGSEYYHALSQLVEEATEIFHREIPGSQVSFNVPWSPDCAVGWCYDYAAIANSCDFLFVMSYNIHRRMMDNCFAKPNAPYNQTLAGLSAYINLGIDSRKLVMGVPWYGYDYTCQHFYEAGRCEMTTFHLSKLTCSFRASRWISYKEIMKRLPKSVTGRYWDDNHKAPYYVYMVNNTHHEVWYDDPASISMKSSILKKLKLRGIGVWIGNFLNYSVNPEAAMQTDNMWDALKVD